The nucleotide sequence CTTGCAGCGCACGTTATATCTCTACTGGTCAATTGTCGCTGGAACGCGCGAAGGGTTACCGTTAATCAACAATAAATTACTCGCACGCTCGTCCTTGCGCCAGGTATTGGAGCAAGTACAGGCTGCGGGCATGACGCACCTGGTAGAAAATGGCGGCATCCAGTTGCCCGAAGAAAGCCAGGCTGCAACGGCACACCGTAGGAGTGACCACGAGCGCGAACAATCGACTCTCTACCGCTCGCCCACCGGCAGTCTCTCATGGTCATCCACGATGCCGCTTATAGAGCGCATACGCACCGAATCCGATGTCCCCCACCTGCTATTCATCAGGTTATTGCTGATAAAATTGGGCTTGCTCTACGAACGGCGCGGCGTATTGTACGCGGCTCCCGCGGATGCTTTTTTTGCCTTGCCTTTGCTTGAACGGGCGCGGCGTTGCTATCGCCTCTGGCTCGAAAGCTCTTTCTGGAACGAACTTGTTTATTTGCCGGATGTGGTCTTGCGTCCCGCTCCTGCTCCTCTCGAACCGGCTCACGAAGAGTCCGTGCGAGCCAGGCAGTTCGTTGTGCAGCGCGTTCTTCACGCGCAGCCGGAAACATGGCACGAACTGGCTGTTTTTATTGCACGTACCAAGCTCTACGTTCCTTACCTGCTCTTTCCGCGCCAGTACGGGTCGCGTGTCGATCGCTATTCGATTGGCAGCAATCCCTACGGGTGGGATTTTCGCCTGCGCCGCGGCTGGTTAACACACCGTGAAGGCTGGCACCAGGTTGAGGGCGGATTTATTCGTTCCATCGTATCCGGGCCTCTGCGCTGGCTGGGACTGGTCGAAATAAACGATGAGAAGCATCCCGGCGCTTTCCGCCTGTCGAGGGATATCGAGCTGGTCACCGCCGATCATCCCATTGAGATGAAAGAGCCGGAATGGGGGCGATTGATCGTGCAGCCAAATTTCGAACTGGTAGCGCTGGCGCCCGTTTCTGAGGCGCTACTGGTCAACCTGGACCGTTTTGCCGAGCGCGTGCGCCTGGAACGTATCGCACAGTACCGTCTCACAAGGGCAAGCGTTACACGCGCCATCCAGGTCGGCATGCAGGCCGCTGCCATCCAGGAGATACTGGAACAAGCAGCCGGGGACGATAGCAATATTCCCCAAAACGTGCGCTATTCGCTGCTCGAGTGGGAACGCCAGGCACGCCGCATCGAACTCTGGAGGGGCATGACACTGCTGGAAGTCGATGATGAAACCCTGCTGGATGCGCTCTATGCCGATGAGTCAATTCGTTCTATGCTGGGGCGCCGCCTTGCTCCTCGTTTGGCGGAGGTAGCCGCCAACCAGCTGGCAAACATCCAGGAGCTTCTCTGGCAGCGCAACTACCTGCCCGCGCTCGTCTCCGCACCCATACATGAGAATCTCCTGGAAAGCGGGCGCCTGCCGACATTCGAACCGCAGTGGCGACTACAAAACGATGGCCTTTTACAACCCTGCCATCCCCTGGTTGACCTCTACCTCGCCGCCGAACTTGAGCGCTTTAGCGAGCCGGATGAAAGCACCGGATGGCGCAAGCTGACGGCAACGGCAATCGCGGCGGCTTGCAACTCCGGTCTCGCGTTAGAAAATCTTATACGCTTCCTACAACACTACTGTGAGGGCGGCATCCCGGCCTCTTTCTTGATACGCCTCAGATTATGGGGTGGCGGCTATGCGGAACGCGACACGATACAGGTCGAACGCTCGCCGTTGCTCAGTCTTTCAGCCCAGGCCCTACGCGATATCCAGGCAGATGAGGAGCTTGGACCCTTGCTGGGTGCAGAGGTCTCCCAGGAAAATCGCCTGGTTCGTGTAGCACCAGAAGTACTGGAGCAGGTGATGGCGCTATTGAAAGAACGAGGATTTACGGTAGAGTAGGTAAGATTATCTCTCGCCGCAAAAACCTGTTGACAAATCACCTGATGTATGATATCTTAGTGTTACGAAAGCAAGGCAATATAAGCGGGAGTGGCTCAGTGGTAGAGCATCTCCTTGCCAAGGAGAAAGTCGCGGGTTCGATCCCCGTCTCCCGCTCCCCATCATCCAATGGTTTTTCCGGCGACGTCGCCAAGTGGTAAGGCACGGCTCTGCAAAAGCTGCACCAGCGGTTCGAATCCGCTCGTCGCCTCCCATCAGACGTGATCTCGGAGTCACGTCTTTTTATTGAGTAGTGATGGTTTTCCCCATGCGACAGCAACATAGTTATTCCACAGAAGCGATCATCCTCAAGCGCATCGACCTGGGCGAAGCCGACCGTATCGTTACCCTCTTTACGCCGGGCAAGGGAAAATATCATGCCATCGCCAAGGGCACGCGCCGCCCCGTCAGCAAACTGGCCGGCCATCTTGAACTGCTCAGCCGCAGCCAGTTACAGGTGGCGCTGGGTCGCAACCTCGATATCGTGACACAGGCCGAGGGACGCGAAAACTTCCTGCACCTGCGATCCGATCTCTGGCATATGACCTGCGGCTTCTATCTCGCCGAGCTGATTGATCGCTTTGTTGAAGATTCGACGCCCCACCTCGATATCTATGTCCTGCTGCTTGAAACCTTGCGCTACCTGGACGCGGACGCTATGGCGCTGGAGCAACAGCGAGCCAACGATACCGGGCCTTCCACAGCCCGCGCGGATGAACATACCAGGTTGCTACTGCGCTACTTTGAACTGCGCCTGCTCTCCGCAATCGGCTATGAGCCTGCGTTACAGAACTGCGCCCACTGTGGAAACGAGCTGCTGCCCGAAGAGAACGGCTTCAAAGCCTCTTCAGGTGGTGTATTGTGCCCGCAATGCTCGCGCTTCTGGGAGCGTCGTCTCTCATTGAATGCCCTCAAGGTGTTGCGCTTCTTACAGCGCAGCAAGTGGATAGAGGCCTCACGCCTGCGCCTGGACGAGCAATTGCAGATCGAGTTAGAGATGGTCATGCACAGCCTCTTACGCTTCCACCTGGAGCGTGACTTAAAATCGTGGAGCTTTTTGGAGATGTTAAGCGTCAAGATGTAGGTAGAGTACTCTCTAGCCAACTCAATAAGCTCATGGTACAATACGCATTGTATCCGAGGCGGACCTCGTTATTATTTTATTTTTATCCTCGACGTGGAGGCGCACATGAGTGACATCACGACCTCTCCTGACTCTTCGGAAGTCAACGCCCGTGTTCCGAAACGCATTTTGAGTGGCTATCCCGCTTATGTCTTCTGGGTGATGTTCAGCATCAACTTCCTGAACTATCTTGATCGCAATGTATTGACCGGCGCGGCTAATGTGGTGGCAAAAGAACTGGGGTTTGGATTTGATGGCATTGGGTACATCGCATCGGCTTTTCTGATCGTCTACACGCTTGGAACGGTTCCCCTGGGCATCTGGGCGGATCGAGCCAAGCGCAGAAATGTGGTTGCCATCTGTGTGGCCGTCTGGAGTGTAGCCACCGCCCTCACCGCTCTGGCAAACAGCTTTATCACGCTCTTCCTTTCACGCATGGTGCTGGGTATTGGTGAAGCGGGCTATTTCCCTGCCGGTACTGCGCTCATGAGCGATTACTTTCGACGCTCTACACGCTCGCGCGTCATGAGCTGGTGGAGTGTTGGCCAGCTCGTTGGCATCCTGGTTGGTTTTGTGGTTGGAGGCACAGTGGCCGGTCTCTTTATAGGCAGCTGGCGATTGGCATTCATCTTTACCGGCATTCCTGGTCTGATCCTGGCATTTCTGGCATGGAGGGTGCGCGAACCTCGCCGCAACCAGGCCGATGAGGCCGTAGGACCGGACTCCCATTCGTTTGGCAACGCGACCGAGTTAGAGGAGCCACCGCATACACTGCACATTACCTCGAGTATCTTTGCTCAATTTAGAACCTTGCTGAGCATCAAGACGCTGGTGGTATTGATTGTGATGCAGATATTCGCCTTCTTTGTGCTGGGGGTAAACGTTGTCTTTTTGCCGACCTATTTGCAGCAGAAAGATACGTTTGGTCTGACTTCGGGGCAGGCAGGTCTCTTCTCTGGAGCGGTGATCGTGTTCGCGGGCATGGCGGGCACGATTCTTGGAGGTTACCTGGCTGACGTTCTGAACCGGCGTCATCCGGGAGCGCGCGTGCTGGTATGCGGCATTGGCTTCTTGTTGAGCGCCCCGTCTTTTGCGGTGGCAGTTACCGTGCATGATCTCAGAATTTTCAGTATTTTCTTTATCCTTACCACGCTGTTGATCCTGTTTTACCAGGGTCCCAGCACGGCGGCCACACAGGATGTCGTGCCATCGATCCTGCGAGCATCGGCAGTGGCCCTCACACTGCTCATTGCTCACCTGCTGGGTGATGCTTTTGCACCCTCGCTGGTAGGAACACTGGCGACCGTCTTTGATCCGACACATGGACTGCATTTCAAGAACAGCGTAGGTGGCCAGGACTTGAGCCATGCCCTATTGATTACCTGTACACCTGCATTGGTAATTGCCGGTCTGGTTGGCATTTTCGGCGCTCGTTGGATGAAGGCGGATGTGGATGCAGCGGAGCAAGCAGACCGGGCACTGAATAATGCCGGTTAACACGCAACATTTGTGGAGCAGGTCGCATTGAGGATGTGTACTTTCCTACTGCCCTTTATTGAAGAATATGTTATAATGCGGCCAGATTATGGTTAAGGCGATTTCTTGCGGTCACCCAGGTTTCTGCCCTGGACATGCACTAAAGAGCGATGAAAAAATATGGTGAATAATTATCCATTTGACCCTAACAATCCGGCTTCTCTTAGTAATCCTGCCACCCCACAAAGTGGTATGGGAGGCAATCCGCCGGAATATCCTTTGCCGCCCGTGTCTCCACAGGCGCTTTCTGTTCCCAATTCCGCGCAATCCGCGCAGCAGGTAGCACCTGGCGCAAAAAACAATGGGAACGCGGATAGCGGTGCGAAGTTCAGTGAGGGAGGTCATCATCGTTTACCTGCAGGTACGGAGCTTTCGTTCGGAAGATATCGCATTGAGAAACTGGTGGCCGCCGGGGGTATGGGCGCCGTCTACCGCGCGATAGATTTGCGTTTTGATCGTCCATGCGCGGTCAAAGAGATGCTGGACGATTTCTCGACGGATGAAGAACGGGGAAAAGCTGTTGAGTGGTTCAAACGCGAGGCAACCTTCCTGCTCGATCTGAATCATCCCTGCATTCCCCGTGTACGTGATTTCTTCGCGGAGGGTGAGAGACATTACCTGGTGATGGATTTTATTGAGGGAAGAACGCTTGCCGAGGTGCTGGAAAAAGAGGGGAATGTTCCCGGCGTGAATGGAGCGCGCGGCGTTTCCGAGGCGCGCGCTCGCAGCTGGGGGCAGCAAGTATGCAGTGTCTTAACCTATCTCCATAATCAGAAGCCGCCGGTAATTTTCCGTGATCTCAAGCCTTCCAATATCATGGTTACCGACCAGGACGAGATCAAGCTGATTGACTTCGGCATTGCCCGCACGGTGCAATCACAGCGCCAATCGACGATTATCATGACGATTGGTTACGCTCCCCCCGAACAACTTCACGGCATGCCTGAACCGCGCAGCGATATCTACGCGCTGGGCGCAACCCTGCATAAAGTGCTGACGCGCCATGACGCGGCCAATAATAAACCGAGCATCTTCTCATTCCCGCCCGTTCGCCTGCTGCGACCGGATATTTCGCCCGCTTTCGAACAAATTTTGATGAAGGCGTTGGCCCCCAATTTAGAACAGCGTTGGGCCAGCGCCGCCGAGATGGGGCAGGCGATTATCAAACTGCCGCCAATTCGGGTGAATCCACCGGCAGTAGCGCCGGTAGCCACAGTACCGGGGGGAGATCGCAATACTCCATCAAGACCAGCTGCGAGCGGCAACGGATTAACCGGCCCGGCGGGAGCTTTGATCCGGTTAGCGCAGGATCACATTCGGGCCGGTCGCATCGATCCGGCATATGCGGTCACCGGCCAGGCTTACGCGCTTGAGCCGAATAATGCCCTGGTGCATAAACTCTATGGGCAGGTCTTTGCGCGCCGCAACCAGCCTGAGCAGGCAATGCAGGCGTACAATCGTTCCTTGCAGTTGAATAATACCGATCCGGAGACGCACAAACTGGTGGGCGATGTCTATCTCTATCTTCGAAGGCAACCGGCGCAAGCCATTCCCGCCTACACAGAGTCGCTGCGTTTGAACGTCAATGACCTCGAGGCGCATATGCGGCTGGCGAAGTGTTTCGAGGAGACGGGGCAACTGGAACCGGCGTTGCGCGAATACCAGGAAGCGGCCCGGCTCGATCCCAAACAACCAGGCATTCACTACACGATCGGCCAGCTTGCCTGGCGCCTGAATCAACTGCCATTGGCGGAACGGGCTTTTGTTCAGGTGCTAACGATCAACCCCGCCGATCACCAGACGCGGTTTTTGTTAAGCCAGGTCTACGAACGCGAAAATAAGCTCGAAGAGGCTTTCGAACAATGCAGATTTGTAGTCGAGGCGATGCCGGCGAATACGGCGGCCCAGGCTATGCTGCAACGATTGCGTATTCAGTTGAGGCGTTAAGCCAGAGCGGGACAAACATACATTCTTTTGCGGAGCTGAGTGGGACGATGAGAAATACTACGACAACACTTCGATGCAGGCCGGATGTAAGGAGAGAAAAACATTTGAGCGCGCATGGCTTCGTAGCTGGTATGCGCAAAAATACAGGTTTGCTTGTACTCTCCATATGTGGTGGGCTGCTCATAGCCCTCCAACTGCTGATTCCCTCGCTGGCGTTCGCCTCGACAAGCAGGAGCGCGAGCGACCATGCTTTCTCTTCCTCACAACAAGAAGCGTTTGACCTGGCCGATGTTGCGGTGGTACGCCTGGTCGTCACCTATACGGTGCCTGGAAGCTCTTCCAGGATGCTCTGTACTGGCTTAGGCGCGATTGTTGGCAGCTGGCTCCCCAATAGCCCAACCGACAAGAATACCTGGGTGGTGACCGATAGCTCGCTGGTGACAACCAACGGCACCAGCTGTAAGGGGCCGGGGACATTTGGTATCCTGACGACCGTTGAGGTGCTGGCCAATACCACCTATAGCGGTCTGCCCCCTTTAAGCCAGCCCATCGGACAGCTCAACTGCGCGCAATCGTTCTGCCGTGACGCCGCTACCGGTACACTTGAAACACTGGATGGCATGGCAAGCCCTGGAGGAGCGGTACTCTTTTCCTTCCATAGCGATGCGCAGCACCTGCAACCATTTCTGACCATTACTCCTAATGCGAATACCGACGACACCTCGTTCGGCATCGAACTGGCGAGCGCGAGTAGTTCCTGGCCGACGACGCCGGTTGCGGTAACCGACCCCAACACGCTGGCGCACTACCTGGTTCCCGATGCTATCACTTCGCCGGTGGGCCATGCGCCCGGCAACGTCTCTTCCACTGCCACCCCAACAGCTACTGCTCCCATCCAGGCTACTCCATCGCCAGCTGGAACCTACGAGCCAGGGATGCCCCTGATAGCGCCGGATGGAAGCTTGAGCGGCCTGTATGTGAACGAGAACACGACGATCACCGCAACGCAGATCAACGTGTTGCTGAGCCGGCAGCCAGAATTTTCACCGACGGCGCAGGTCCGCCATCAGAGCCAGAACCCCTTAGAGGGGAACTGGCACATCGGCATTTCGGACTACTATGCCAATAATTTCCAGGGGGCGCATACGGCCCTCACTGCCATAGCCCACGCGAATCCCCCTGTCAACCCTGATTTCAAGGCCGCGGGGAATTATGACCAGCAGCACGTGGTGCCAGCGCTGCAAAAGAATGGCAAGAGTACTACTGGTGGTTCCGGCGCTGGAAATAGTGGCAGCGGCACAATTTTAGGCTTCCCTGCCGGGCAGGTGATACTGGTAGGAATTATCGGCGTGGTGATCTTGCTGGCACTTTTATTGATCCTGGTAAGCCTGAAGTTCGGGCAGGCACGAGGGCGACGCAAGCAAGAACTGGCGCAATTCGAGGCGGACCAGGCTGAGGCGCAGCGGCTGGCCGAGATAGAGGCACAGCGCCAGCAGAAGATTACAGCGCGGTTGCAATCCCCCTTCAGCACGGTGCGTTGTCCGAACTGCGGCGTACAGGTCACTACCGATGATTCCGTCTGCCCGAACTGCCATTACTTGCTCTCGGCTTCGGATTCTGGATTACACCTGCGCGCTGTACCGCCTCCTCCAGTAGAGCCACCTGCTCAGATGAGTCCCGCACAGGTTTATTCCGGTACGCCCGCCGCGCCTTCTATTAGCGAGATGCCGACGCTGCAATTCCCGCCCAGCAACGGAAACGCGAACGATTCCGATAGGACGCAGCCTTACGATATACAACAGTTGCAGGGCATGAATCTGAGCCTGGCAGTGGGGGCGCGTACCGATCGCGGTATTAAGCGCAAGCACAAACCCAATGAGGATAACTACTTCGCGCTACAGGCGCCAAGGCCCACAAATACGCAGCCGCAGGAGTTCGGATTATTTGTGGTGGCGGATGGCATGGGCGGGCACGCGAATGGACAGGATGCCAGTCGGCTGGCGATTCAGACGATTATCGATTTCATGCTACCGAAACTTGCCAGCGATGAGCCGATGAGCGAGGACGATTTTAAAAACCTGCTCAACGAGGGAGTGCAACGCGCAAATCAGGCCGTTCACCAGCGCAATATGGAAGAACGAGCTGATATGGGAACCACGATGACAGCTGCCTTAATCGTGGGGGCAATCGCCTATGTTGCCAATGTGGGTGATAGTCGTACCTACCTGTATCGCGAGCCTGAAGGACTGATCAAGATCACACACGATCATTCGGTGGTGGCGAGCCTGGTTGACGCGGGTATTATTAAGCCCGATGATATCTATACGCATCCCAAACGCAACCAGATTTATCGCAGCCTGGGCGAGAAGCCGTTTGTAGAGGTCGATACATTCAAGGTGCCACTGCAGGTAGGCGATAAGTTGCTGCTGTGTTCTGACGGGCTGTGGGATATGGTGCGCGATCCGGAGATACAACGTCTGATGAGTGCCCCTGCGCCCGATCCCAATAAGACGGGGAAGGCGCTGATCCAGGCGGCGCTGGATGGCGGTGGTGAGGACAATGTAAGCGTGATTGTGATCTACATCAATGAAATGAGTAGCCAGCCCACCATATCAAACGTCCAGTTGATCGCCAAGCCCGAGAACGTTACCCTACCAGAATTGCCTCTACCAGGAGCGTAGGGGCGGACTCTGGTCGATGCTTCTCTCCTGTGCTATAATCAAGACAGCACATTTTGCCTTTATTCATCCACGTACAGAACGAAGGCAGTTATTTGGAGGGAAGGCACTTGGTAACGACTGTTAACCTCAATTATCTATACGCGGGCATCCTGTTTGCCGCCGGTTTCATATTCGTGATGCTGACGACCACCGTGGCAAACATCATCGCCCCTCATAGTAGAACCAAAGAGAAACTACAGACGTATGAATCCGGTGAGACTCCGATAGGTTCCGCCTGGGTTCAATATCCGCTGGGCTTCTACATCTTTGCCCTACTTTTCGTGGCGTTTGATGTAGATATTGTCTTTATTATCGCCTGGGCGGTCATCTTTAAGCAATTAAGCGTTTTTGGCTTCTTTGAAATTCTCTTTTTTATTATTGTGCTTGCGATTGGTCTGGCTTACGCGTGGCGCAAGGGAGTTGTGCGATGGATATAGTACCACGTCCAAGAAGTCTCACTACCTCTACGAGTGGATATCGCGACCAGAACGCAGCGCTCGCCCGGGACCTTGCTCCAATAGCCCAAATAACCGGAAAACCGGTCAATCCAAAGACGCTGAGAGGCGATTATCTCAGCCTGGATGTTGATCGTAATAACCTGGTGGCTGTGTGCCGTTTCCTACGCGACCAGCTGGGTTTTGATATGCTGAGCTGCATTTCGGGCGTCGATATGGTCGATCACCTGGAAACCGTCTACAACTTGCGCTCGCTTACTCGCGGGCAACTGCTGCAACTGAAAGTGCGCATAGATAGCGAGAAGCCCGAAGTGGATAGCGTTGTATCCGTCTGGCCTACTGCCAATTGGCTGGAGCGCGAAACGTTCGATATGTTCGGCATTCGCTTTACAGGGCATCCCGATCTGAGGCGCATGATGCTGGATGATGAATTTGAAGGCTATCCCCTGCTCAAGAGCTTCCACCAGGTGCCATTAACCACCAAGCCGCCCGCGACGACGCAGGTTGACCCGAATGTAGCCGTTGCCGGGCCATACCAGCAGAAGGGCGTGGAACACGTGGTGCAGAAAAAGCTGGGGCAGGGCATGGAAGAGCGCCTGCACCCCGGTACGCCGACCTTTGGTCACGCTTTCCACGGGGCAACGGAAGAAGCAAATCAGGAAAACGCGACGGCAGCAGGCGAATCGGCGCCGGGCCAAACACCGCCCGGTAAAACAGCCCCGGGAAGTTGAGTAAGTACTATGCCAAAAGCAAGAAAACGAACAGGAAGATCACAGGCCACAGCTCGCAGGGCTAATGAATCGGCGGTGGACACGATGAATCGGCCCCTACTTTTGCAGGCCGATGAATCGGCAATGGGCACGATGAATCGGCCCCTACAGAAGCATTCGAATACTAAAGCGCAAGCCCGGGCAGGCAACGCGACGGCTCCCTCGCAAGAAACAGTAAGCGCTCCGCAGGTCTATCGTCCGTTCATTTCACCTGTTGTGCGAGGGCCGCAGAGCCTGATTATGCCGGGCATGGTAGCTCTGGGCTGCTGGTTGATGGCTTTCACGATGTTCTTTCTCTCGACCGATCCGAATCGCAACCTGTTCGGTGGTATTGCCGTGCTGATGGCCCTGATGTGGACGTACAGCTTTGGCACGCGCACGCGCAAATTGCTCTCACTGCAACGAAAGGCATAACAGACGGGGTTTTCATTTGATCGGCTACGGTGGACAGGCACAAGGCGCTGTCCCTACAAGGCCACCTTTACATAAAGAGGAAATCTATGGCAACAAATCAACGTACAAGTGCAAATCCGCACGTGGCGGAAGCGCCCGAGGAAATTAGATCGCAGGAAATGCTGCTCAATATGGGGCCACAGCACCCCAGCACACATGGCGTTTTGCGCCTGGTGCTGACGCTGGAAGGCGAAACAATCGTCGATTGTACGCCGGTGATTGGCTACTTGCATCGAGGCATCGAGAAAATCCTGGAAAATCGACCGATTATGGGCGGCATCCGCTATATGGATAACGCGGATTACCTGTCTCCCATGCTCAACGAAATCGCCTACGCGGGAGCGGTCGAGCAGGAGATGGGCATTGAACCGCCGCGGCGCGCGCAATATATCCGCCTGCTGGTCGGGGAAATGCAACGTATGGCGAGCCACCTGGTAGCAGTTGGCACCTATCTGCTTGACCTGGGAGCGTTCACCCCTGTGCTGTGGGCATTCCGAGACCGCGAGGGAATTCTTTCGCTCTTTGAGGCGCTGGGTGGTAGTCGCTTCAACGTCAATTACATGCGCGTCGGTGGTGTGCTGCACGACTTCCCCAAGGGATGGCTCCGCGAATGCGAGGCGTTCCTTGATCGCGTTGAGAAGAACATGAGCGAGATGGAAGGACTGATCACCGGCAATGAGATCTTCGAGGCGCGCACGCAGGGTGTCGGTTACATCGATCCCCAGCAGGCCATCGCCTATGGATTGACCGGGCCGATGTTGCGCGCGACGGGTGTGAATTGGGATTTGCGCGTCAATCGCCCGTATATGGCCTATCGCGAAGTGCCGGTGAACGTGCAGGTACGCCAGGAGGGTGATTG is from Ktedonobacteraceae bacterium and encodes:
- a CDS encoding helicase-associated domain-containing protein encodes the protein MQQSDLYLLQSVPPYHLQALVKARRSLFPLKDLHLEFVIDPASAQITEIAQHLFDPTAIRDTLQSLSESEVIILKELVSCGGRANSRDLALYLTMAGLLHPPKSKRETTPLSKPAPSGTSSSAPTGEHGTVVRHASQGGPPQYPAPHPHGTFEQAVHRLLVLGLLFWGKQTNFVGRDYASGVYDGVLIVPQAVMEIANEEWQLDEKEGTASLFEGVELGEAVQGLQRTLYLYWSIVAGTREGLPLINNKLLARSSLRQVLEQVQAAGMTHLVENGGIQLPEESQAATAHRRSDHEREQSTLYRSPTGSLSWSSTMPLIERIRTESDVPHLLFIRLLLIKLGLLYERRGVLYAAPADAFFALPLLERARRCYRLWLESSFWNELVYLPDVVLRPAPAPLEPAHEESVRARQFVVQRVLHAQPETWHELAVFIARTKLYVPYLLFPRQYGSRVDRYSIGSNPYGWDFRLRRGWLTHREGWHQVEGGFIRSIVSGPLRWLGLVEINDEKHPGAFRLSRDIELVTADHPIEMKEPEWGRLIVQPNFELVALAPVSEALLVNLDRFAERVRLERIAQYRLTRASVTRAIQVGMQAAAIQEILEQAAGDDSNIPQNVRYSLLEWERQARRIELWRGMTLLEVDDETLLDALYADESIRSMLGRRLAPRLAEVAANQLANIQELLWQRNYLPALVSAPIHENLLESGRLPTFEPQWRLQNDGLLQPCHPLVDLYLAAELERFSEPDESTGWRKLTATAIAAACNSGLALENLIRFLQHYCEGGIPASFLIRLRLWGGGYAERDTIQVERSPLLSLSAQALRDIQADEELGPLLGAEVSQENRLVRVAPEVLEQVMALLKERGFTVE
- the recO gene encoding DNA repair protein RecO, whose amino-acid sequence is MRQQHSYSTEAIILKRIDLGEADRIVTLFTPGKGKYHAIAKGTRRPVSKLAGHLELLSRSQLQVALGRNLDIVTQAEGRENFLHLRSDLWHMTCGFYLAELIDRFVEDSTPHLDIYVLLLETLRYLDADAMALEQQRANDTGPSTARADEHTRLLLRYFELRLLSAIGYEPALQNCAHCGNELLPEENGFKASSGGVLCPQCSRFWERRLSLNALKVLRFLQRSKWIEASRLRLDEQLQIELEMVMHSLLRFHLERDLKSWSFLEMLSVKM
- a CDS encoding MFS transporter, whose protein sequence is MSDITTSPDSSEVNARVPKRILSGYPAYVFWVMFSINFLNYLDRNVLTGAANVVAKELGFGFDGIGYIASAFLIVYTLGTVPLGIWADRAKRRNVVAICVAVWSVATALTALANSFITLFLSRMVLGIGEAGYFPAGTALMSDYFRRSTRSRVMSWWSVGQLVGILVGFVVGGTVAGLFIGSWRLAFIFTGIPGLILAFLAWRVREPRRNQADEAVGPDSHSFGNATELEEPPHTLHITSSIFAQFRTLLSIKTLVVLIVMQIFAFFVLGVNVVFLPTYLQQKDTFGLTSGQAGLFSGAVIVFAGMAGTILGGYLADVLNRRHPGARVLVCGIGFLLSAPSFAVAVTVHDLRIFSIFFILTTLLILFYQGPSTAATQDVVPSILRASAVALTLLIAHLLGDAFAPSLVGTLATVFDPTHGLHFKNSVGGQDLSHALLITCTPALVIAGLVGIFGARWMKADVDAAEQADRALNNAG
- a CDS encoding serine/threonine-protein kinase; amino-acid sequence: MVNNYPFDPNNPASLSNPATPQSGMGGNPPEYPLPPVSPQALSVPNSAQSAQQVAPGAKNNGNADSGAKFSEGGHHRLPAGTELSFGRYRIEKLVAAGGMGAVYRAIDLRFDRPCAVKEMLDDFSTDEERGKAVEWFKREATFLLDLNHPCIPRVRDFFAEGERHYLVMDFIEGRTLAEVLEKEGNVPGVNGARGVSEARARSWGQQVCSVLTYLHNQKPPVIFRDLKPSNIMVTDQDEIKLIDFGIARTVQSQRQSTIIMTIGYAPPEQLHGMPEPRSDIYALGATLHKVLTRHDAANNKPSIFSFPPVRLLRPDISPAFEQILMKALAPNLEQRWASAAEMGQAIIKLPPIRVNPPAVAPVATVPGGDRNTPSRPAASGNGLTGPAGALIRLAQDHIRAGRIDPAYAVTGQAYALEPNNALVHKLYGQVFARRNQPEQAMQAYNRSLQLNNTDPETHKLVGDVYLYLRRQPAQAIPAYTESLRLNVNDLEAHMRLAKCFEETGQLEPALREYQEAARLDPKQPGIHYTIGQLAWRLNQLPLAERAFVQVLTINPADHQTRFLLSQVYERENKLEEAFEQCRFVVEAMPANTAAQAMLQRLRIQLRR
- a CDS encoding protein phosphatase 2C domain-containing protein, whose product is MSAHGFVAGMRKNTGLLVLSICGGLLIALQLLIPSLAFASTSRSASDHAFSSSQQEAFDLADVAVVRLVVTYTVPGSSSRMLCTGLGAIVGSWLPNSPTDKNTWVVTDSSLVTTNGTSCKGPGTFGILTTVEVLANTTYSGLPPLSQPIGQLNCAQSFCRDAATGTLETLDGMASPGGAVLFSFHSDAQHLQPFLTITPNANTDDTSFGIELASASSSWPTTPVAVTDPNTLAHYLVPDAITSPVGHAPGNVSSTATPTATAPIQATPSPAGTYEPGMPLIAPDGSLSGLYVNENTTITATQINVLLSRQPEFSPTAQVRHQSQNPLEGNWHIGISDYYANNFQGAHTALTAIAHANPPVNPDFKAAGNYDQQHVVPALQKNGKSTTGGSGAGNSGSGTILGFPAGQVILVGIIGVVILLALLLILVSLKFGQARGRRKQELAQFEADQAEAQRLAEIEAQRQQKITARLQSPFSTVRCPNCGVQVTTDDSVCPNCHYLLSASDSGLHLRAVPPPPVEPPAQMSPAQVYSGTPAAPSISEMPTLQFPPSNGNANDSDRTQPYDIQQLQGMNLSLAVGARTDRGIKRKHKPNEDNYFALQAPRPTNTQPQEFGLFVVADGMGGHANGQDASRLAIQTIIDFMLPKLASDEPMSEDDFKNLLNEGVQRANQAVHQRNMEERADMGTTMTAALIVGAIAYVANVGDSRTYLYREPEGLIKITHDHSVVASLVDAGIIKPDDIYTHPKRNQIYRSLGEKPFVEVDTFKVPLQVGDKLLLCSDGLWDMVRDPEIQRLMSAPAPDPNKTGKALIQAALDGGGEDNVSVIVIYINEMSSQPTISNVQLIAKPENVTLPELPLPGA
- a CDS encoding NADH-quinone oxidoreductase subunit A, yielding MVTTVNLNYLYAGILFAAGFIFVMLTTTVANIIAPHSRTKEKLQTYESGETPIGSAWVQYPLGFYIFALLFVAFDVDIVFIIAWAVIFKQLSVFGFFEILFFIIVLAIGLAYAWRKGVVRWI
- a CDS encoding NADH-quinone oxidoreductase subunit C, with the translated sequence MDIVPRPRSLTTSTSGYRDQNAALARDLAPIAQITGKPVNPKTLRGDYLSLDVDRNNLVAVCRFLRDQLGFDMLSCISGVDMVDHLETVYNLRSLTRGQLLQLKVRIDSEKPEVDSVVSVWPTANWLERETFDMFGIRFTGHPDLRRMMLDDEFEGYPLLKSFHQVPLTTKPPATTQVDPNVAVAGPYQQKGVEHVVQKKLGQGMEERLHPGTPTFGHAFHGATEEANQENATAAGESAPGQTPPGKTAPGS